DNA from Paraphotobacterium marinum:
TATTGGTGTTATTAGAAGACACCCAGACATTAAATGGTTAAGAAAAAAAGAAGATATCCCAAACCTAGTTCATACTCAAATGAAAATATTAAATAATGTTTGGTCACTTCTAGAAGATAACGGGTTATTGATTTATTCTACCTGCTCTATTTTAAAAGATGAAAATGAAGATCAAGTATCCAAATTTGTAGCGAAAAATAAAAATGCAAAATTAATACAAACCATTCAAATTTTGCCAGGCGAAGAACAAATGGACGGATTTTTCTATGCTGTTATCAAAAAAGAGCCCATAAAATGAAAATTATTATATTGGGTGCGGGTGAAGTTGGTAAAACTCTTGCAGATAGTCTTGTTCACGAAGATAATGACATTACAATCATAGATGTAAATCAAGACAAGTTAAAAGAACTTCACAATAAATATGACTTAAGAGTTCTCGAGGGTATAGCTTCACACCCTCAATTACTCAAAAGAGCTGGCGCTGATGATGCTGACATGATTATTGCTGTTACATCGTCAGATGAAACCAACATGCTAGCTTGTCAAATTGCTTTTTCTTTATTTAAAATACCCATTAAAATAGCCCGTATTCGCTCACCAGCATACCTCAGAAAAAAAGAAATCCTTTTTAATGATAACTCTATCCCGGTAGATCACCTTATTGCTCCTGAAAAATTGGTTATTGATATGCTCTCAAAATTAATCGAATACCCAGGTGCACTTCAAGTTATAGATTTCGCTGAAAAAAAAGTGAATTTGGTAGCTGTAAAGGCATATTATGGGGGACCATTAGTTGGTAATGCACTTTCACAACTTCGAGAACACATGCCTCACGTAGATACAAGAGTTGCGGCTATATTTAGAAGAGGCGAAGCAATTAGACCCCAAGGAACAACCATCATTGAAGCTGATGATGAAGTCTTCTTTATTGCTTCAAGTAACCATATTCGAACAGTAATGAGCGAGCTTCAAAAACTAGAAAAGCCATATAAAAATATAATGATTGTAGGTGGTGGTAACATTGGATCTGGCTTGGCTAGAATTCTTGAAAGCACTTACAATGTTAAATTAATTGAAAAGAATCCAAAACGCGCAGAGCTTTTATCAGAAGTACTATCCAATACAGTTGTTTTCTCAGGTGACGCATCAGATCAATCTTTGCTGAAAGAAGAACATATAGATCAAATTGATTTATATATTGCAGTGACCGATGATGATGAGGCAAATATCATGTCTGCTATGCTAGCAAAGAAACTTGGTGCAAAAAAAGTTATTGTTTTAATTCAAAGAGGCGCCTATGTTGATTTAGTTCAAGGGGGTACAATTGATATCGCTATTTCTCCGCAACAAGCAACGGTTTCTTCTTTATTAACCCATATAAGACGAGCTGATCTTGTAAGTGTTTCTTCCTTAAGAAGAGGAGCTGCAGAAGCTATTGAAGTAATTGCAAAAGGAAGCAAAAAAAATTCAAGAGTTATAGGAAAAACAATCAAAAGTCTAAAGCTTCCCCCTGGTGCAACCATCGGTGCAATTGTTAGGGAAAATGAAGTAATTATTGGCAACCAAGATATAATTATTGAAACTGATGACCATATTATTTTATTTTTAGTCGATAAAAAATATATTTCAGATGTGGAAAGCTTGTTTCAAAATAAAAGAGTTTTTTTATAATGATTAATTTTCGTCCAATTATTTTTTTTCTAGGCTTAGTTCTTTCAAAGTTAGCCTTATTTATGTACGCACCAGCTTTACTAGCATTCGTAACAGGTACTGAAGGCTTTATTGATTTTGGTTATGCGATAATACTAACTCATTTATTCGCTTTTGTATGTTTAACTGTGGGCAGAAAGAAAAACTTTAGTCTTAACGCCAGAGATATGTTCCTTATTACAACATTCGTATGGGCAATTTCGAGTATTTTTGCATCGCTCCCTTTTGTTTTTATCTCTCATATAAGCTTTACAGATGCATATTTCGAAACCATGTCTGGCATAACAACGACAGGTTCTACAGTACTTAGTCATATAGAAGAGCTTCCACCCAGTATACTTTTATGGCGTTCAACTCTTCAATGGCTAGGTGGAGTTGGGTTTATCGTGATGGCAGTTGCAATTTTACCCATACTCAATGTCGGAGGTATGAAACTTTTTCATACCGAATCCTCTGACTGGTCAGAAAAAAGCTCCCCAAGAACTAAAAGTATCGCAAAAAACATCATTCTAGTTTATTTATTATTAACCATATTATGTATTGTTGGTTATTTATTTACTGGTATGAATTTGTTCGATGCAATTAATTTAGCATTTACAACAATTTCAACTGGTGGTTATGCTACGAGCGATGCTTCAATGAATTTATTTACAAATGAAACGCAATGGGTTTGTATTTTATTTATGATACTTGGAGGATTACCCTTTTTATTACTTGTTCAGTCTATCAGAAATAGAAGCTTATCAACTCTTTTAAAAGACGCACAGGTTAGAGGTTTTTTATTTTAATTATTAGTTCAACTTTACTCATTACTTTATGGCTATATTTTAATCAAAATGTTGACTTAATTTCTGCAACAAGAGTCAGCCTTTTTAATATTGTATCTATAGTAACAACAACTGGGTAT
Protein-coding regions in this window:
- the trkA gene encoding Trk system potassium transporter TrkA → MFLCCYQKRAHKMKIIILGAGEVGKTLADSLVHEDNDITIIDVNQDKLKELHNKYDLRVLEGIASHPQLLKRAGADDADMIIAVTSSDETNMLACQIAFSLFKIPIKIARIRSPAYLRKKEILFNDNSIPVDHLIAPEKLVIDMLSKLIEYPGALQVIDFAEKKVNLVAVKAYYGGPLVGNALSQLREHMPHVDTRVAAIFRRGEAIRPQGTTIIEADDEVFFIASSNHIRTVMSELQKLEKPYKNIMIVGGGNIGSGLARILESTYNVKLIEKNPKRAELLSEVLSNTVVFSGDASDQSLLKEEHIDQIDLYIAVTDDDEANIMSAMLAKKLGAKKVIVLIQRGAYVDLVQGGTIDIAISPQQATVSSLLTHIRRADLVSVSSLRRGAAEAIEVIAKGSKKNSRVIGKTIKSLKLPPGATIGAIVRENEVIIGNQDIIIETDDHIILFLVDKKYISDVESLFQNKRVFL